A DNA window from Parabacteroides johnsonii DSM 18315 contains the following coding sequences:
- a CDS encoding tagaturonate reductase: MKELNEKTAGKMLYPERIIQFGEGNFLRAFVDWIIQKMNEKVDFNSSVVVVQPIDRGMVDMLNAQDCLYHVNLQGLDKGKKVDSLTRIDVISRALNPYVDFSAFMKLAEQPEMRFVISNTTEAGITFDPACKLEDAPASSYPGKLTQLLYHRYKTFNGEKDKGLLIFPCELIFLNGHKLKETIYQYIDLWQLGEDFKTWFTECCGVYATLVDRIVPGFPRKEIDSIKEKLQYNDNLVVQAEIFYLWVIEAPESVAKEFPADKAGLNVLFVPSEEPYHQRKVTLLNGPHTVLAPVSWLSGVNIVRDACQHDILGKYIHKVMFGELLETLNLPKEELVQFGNDVMERFNNPFVDHSVVSIMLNSFPKYETRDLPGLKIYLERKGELPKGLVLGLAAIITYYKGYVRTDGAKSEPNDSTEILQLLQDLWATGSTGQVAEGVLAATSIWGEDLNRIPGLTSMVKGFLDAIEEKGMLNVVKEIC; this comes from the coding sequence ATGAAAGAATTGAATGAAAAAACTGCCGGCAAAATGCTGTATCCGGAACGGATTATCCAGTTCGGCGAAGGCAATTTCCTCCGGGCATTCGTGGATTGGATTATCCAGAAGATGAATGAAAAAGTGGATTTTAACAGCAGCGTTGTGGTGGTCCAGCCTATCGACCGGGGAATGGTCGACATGTTGAACGCACAGGATTGCTTGTACCATGTCAATCTTCAGGGATTAGACAAAGGCAAGAAGGTCGACAGCCTTACCCGGATCGATGTGATAAGCCGCGCGTTGAATCCTTATGTGGATTTTTCCGCATTCATGAAACTGGCGGAACAGCCGGAAATGCGCTTCGTCATTTCAAATACGACGGAAGCAGGAATCACCTTCGATCCGGCTTGCAAGTTGGAGGACGCGCCTGCTTCTTCTTATCCGGGCAAGCTGACGCAATTGCTTTATCACCGCTACAAAACATTTAACGGAGAAAAAGACAAAGGCTTGCTCATCTTTCCGTGCGAATTGATCTTCCTGAACGGGCATAAACTGAAAGAGACCATTTACCAGTATATCGATTTGTGGCAATTAGGAGAAGATTTCAAAACCTGGTTTACGGAATGCTGCGGTGTATATGCGACGCTGGTCGACCGTATTGTCCCGGGATTTCCACGTAAAGAGATCGATTCAATTAAAGAGAAACTGCAATATAACGACAATTTAGTCGTACAGGCGGAAATATTCTATTTATGGGTAATCGAAGCGCCCGAATCGGTCGCCAAAGAGTTTCCGGCAGACAAAGCTGGCTTGAATGTACTGTTTGTTCCGAGCGAGGAACCTTACCACCAGCGGAAAGTGACCCTTTTGAACGGTCCTCATACTGTTTTAGCGCCTGTCTCTTGGCTTTCCGGAGTGAATATCGTGCGGGATGCCTGCCAACACGACATTTTAGGGAAATACATCCACAAAGTGATGTTCGGGGAATTGCTGGAAACGCTGAATCTGCCGAAAGAAGAATTGGTACAGTTCGGCAATGACGTCATGGAACGTTTTAACAATCCGTTCGTCGATCATTCGGTTGTCTCGATCATGCTGAACTCATTTCCTAAATATGAAACACGTGACCTGCCGGGCTTGAAAATTTACCTGGAACGGAAAGGCGAGTTGCCCAAAGGACTGGTGTTAGGTCTGGCAGCTATTATTACCTATTATAAAGGATATGTCCGTACCGATGGAGCAAAATCCGAACCGAATGATTCCACCGAGATTCTTCAACTATTGCAAGACCTTTGGGCTACTGGCTCGACCGGTCAAGTCGCCGAAGGCGTATTGGCAGCGACTTCCATTTGGGGAGAAGACTTGAACCGCATTCCTGGATTAACCAGTATGGTAAAAGGTTTCCTGGATGCCATTGAAGAAAAAGGAATGCTTAATGTCGTTAAAGAAATTTGCTGA
- a CDS encoding UxaA family hydrolase → MRTYIQINPADNVIVAVKDLQAGASLDINGKTIIVLQDIPAGHKVALQDFKEGDYIIKYGAPIGHARKAITAGSWVNEKNIKTNLEGLREYEFNPQPTPEQLSGKLLSFKGYRRKNGEVGIRNEIWVIPTVGCVNGITHRLTDRLQQETQGAGVDAIVAFPHNYGCSQLGDDHENTRKILRDMVLHPNAGAVLVVGLGCENNQVGAFREILGDYDTERIRFMETQKVDDELETGMALLRELYAIASQDQRTDIPLNELRVGLKCGGSDGFSGITANPLLGVFSDFLVAQGGTTVLTEVPEMFGAETILMNRSESKAVFEKTVHLINDFKSYFIENKQPIYENPSPGNKAGGISTLEEKSLGCTQKAGTSAVRDVMLYGEQLKTKGLNLLSAPGNDLVASTALASSGCHLVLFTTGRGTPFGTFVPTVKVSTNSNLNARKPNWIDFNAGSLLEGKSMEELCECFIQFIIGIASGNPTNNEKNGYREIAIFKSGVTL, encoded by the coding sequence ATGCGGACTTATATACAAATAAATCCGGCAGACAATGTCATCGTCGCCGTAAAGGATTTACAGGCCGGTGCATCTTTGGATATCAACGGTAAAACGATCATCGTCCTGCAGGATATCCCGGCAGGACACAAAGTAGCCTTACAGGATTTTAAAGAGGGAGACTATATAATTAAATATGGCGCTCCCATCGGACATGCCCGTAAAGCGATAACTGCCGGAAGCTGGGTGAATGAAAAGAATATCAAGACCAATCTGGAAGGGTTACGGGAATATGAATTCAATCCGCAACCTACTCCGGAACAGTTATCCGGAAAGCTGCTTTCCTTTAAAGGATATCGCCGCAAGAATGGAGAAGTGGGAATCCGGAATGAGATATGGGTGATTCCGACCGTCGGTTGCGTCAACGGTATCACACATCGATTGACAGATCGGTTACAACAGGAGACACAGGGCGCCGGAGTCGATGCGATCGTCGCATTCCCTCATAATTATGGCTGTTCCCAACTGGGAGACGATCATGAGAATACCCGGAAGATTTTACGGGATATGGTTCTGCATCCGAATGCCGGTGCAGTTCTCGTTGTCGGGTTAGGTTGCGAAAACAACCAGGTCGGCGCTTTCCGTGAAATACTTGGCGATTACGATACGGAACGTATCCGCTTTATGGAAACGCAAAAGGTGGACGATGAACTGGAAACGGGAATGGCACTGTTGCGAGAACTCTATGCGATTGCTTCGCAGGATCAGCGGACAGATATTCCTTTAAATGAATTGCGTGTAGGATTGAAATGCGGAGGATCGGATGGATTTTCCGGTATTACGGCCAATCCGCTGTTAGGTGTCTTTTCCGACTTTCTGGTAGCCCAGGGAGGGACAACCGTCCTGACAGAAGTTCCGGAGATGTTTGGCGCCGAGACGATCCTGATGAACCGGAGCGAATCGAAAGCTGTCTTTGAGAAGACCGTTCATCTGATTAACGACTTCAAATCCTATTTTATAGAGAACAAACAGCCGATTTACGAAAACCCTTCTCCGGGTAATAAGGCAGGAGGCATTTCCACCCTGGAAGAGAAATCCCTGGGTTGCACGCAAAAAGCCGGAACATCGGCTGTCCGAGACGTGATGCTTTACGGTGAACAGCTAAAAACAAAGGGACTGAATTTGTTGAGTGCCCCCGGGAACGATCTCGTAGCCAGTACGGCTCTTGCTTCATCCGGCTGTCATCTGGTTTTGTTCACAACCGGAAGAGGAACTCCGTTCGGCACATTTGTTCCGACAGTCAAAGTTTCGACCAACAGTAATCTAAATGCCCGCAAACCGAACTGGATCGACTTCAATGCCGGCTCCCTTTTGGAGGGCAAAAGCATGGAGGAACTTTGTGAATGTTTTATCCAGTTTATCATCGGTATCGCAAGTGGCAACCCGACTAACAATGAAAAGAACGGTTACAGAGAGATCGCAATTTTCAAATCCGGTGTGACACTGTGA